A stretch of Oncorhynchus mykiss isolate Arlee chromosome 26, USDA_OmykA_1.1, whole genome shotgun sequence DNA encodes these proteins:
- the LOC110506890 gene encoding major histocompatibility complex class I-related gene protein isoform X1 produces MRGYTIKIMGKLSVFLFVFSFYTIVNAGSGSHSLWALATYINGETPFPEFTVVVMLEDVQVTYYDSNMKHFIYKGHNTSDKIHDDEAKNGDFVFGVMYHHMKERYFHLKHHFNLTEGVQVQQKLTGCEMLDNGEPALVMFKDAFNAIYTDRTLYYNMTHFTYDAGKLLLGWDGMRQAYERTLYENVYLPICIKSLKKILKREKNIVMRKVPPRLRLIKKEVSGGFQVSCLAFGFYPRHINLTLLRDGQPVVEQDLTGGEVLPSGDGTYQLRKSLEVSTEELKKRHNYTCTASHLSLDNKLDVSWESGAERVHLSTLSALLVMLLVVILLGIFICVKRRWSNTASQSKLANVDATVSEEMNLSSDSET; encoded by the exons ATGCGAGGCTACACTATCAAAATCATGGGCAAACTGtctgtctttttgtttgttttttcattttACACCATTGTCAACGCAG GTTCAGGATCACATTCTCTGTGGGCACTTGCAACATATATCAACGGAGAGACGCCTTTCCCTGAGTTTACGGTTGTGGTGATGTTGGAAGATGTTCAAGTGACTTACTATGACTCCAACATGAAACACTTCATCTACAAGGGACATAACACCTCAGACAAAATACATGATGATGAAGCTAAGAACGGAGATTTTGTATTTGGAGTTATGTATCACCACATGAAGGAGAGATACTTTCACCTAAAGCACCACTTTAATCTCACGGAAGGTGTTCAAGTTCAGCAAAAATTAACTGGCTGTGAGATGTTGGACAATGGAGAACCAGCCTTGGTCATGTTTAAGGATGCGTTCAATGCCATTTATACAGATCGAACATTATATTACAACATGACACATTTTACGTACGATGCTGGGAAACTACTactaggatgggatgggatgaggCAAGCATATGAAAGAACACTTTATGAGAATGTTTACCTTCCTATTTGTATAAAATCACTGAAAAAAAtcctgaagagagagaagaacattGTGATGCGTAAAGTTCCTCCCAGACTCAGGTTGATAAAGAAAGAGGTTTCTGGAGGGTTTCAGGTGAGCTGCCTGGCGTTTGGTTTCTACCCTCGCCACATCAACCTGACCCTGCTGAGAGACGGCCAGCCAGTGGTAGAACAGGATCTGACAGGAGGGGAGGTTCTGCCTAGTGGAGACGGGACCTACCAGCTGAGGAAGAGTCTGGAGGTCAGTACTGAGGAGCTAAAGAAGAGACACAACTACACCTGTACTGCCTCTCACCTCAGTCTGGACAACAAGCTGGATGTCAGTTGGGAGTCTGGGGCAGAGAGAGTTCACCTATCCACCCTCTCAGCTCTACTGGTGATGCTGCTGGTTGTTATTCTATTGGGCATTTTCATTTGTGTCAAAAGGAGGTGGAGTAACACTGCCTCACAGTCTAAACTTGCCAACGTTGATGCAACAGTGTCAGAGGAAATGAACCTTTCTTCAGATTCTGAGACCTGA
- the LOC110506890 gene encoding major histocompatibility complex class I-related gene protein isoform X3 encodes MGKLSVFLFVLSFCTIVNSGSGSHSLWALATYINGETPFPEFTVVVMLEDVQVTYYDSNMKHFIYKGHNTSDKIHDDEAKNGDFVFGVMYHHMKERYFHLKHHFNLTEGVQVQQKLTGCEMLDNGEPALVMFKDAFNAIYTDRTLYYNMTHFTYDAGKLLLGWDGMRQAYERTLYENVYLPICIKSLKKILKREKNIVMRKVPPRLRLIKKEVSGGFQVSCLAFGFYPRHINLTLLRDGQPVVEQDLTGGEVLPSGDGTYQLRKSLEVSTEELKKRHNYTCTASHLSLDNKLDVSWESGAERVHLSTLSALLVMLLVVILLGIFICVKRRWSNTASQSKLANVDATVSEEMNLSSDSET; translated from the exons ATGGGCAAACTGTCTGTCTTTTTGTTTGTTCTTTCCTTTTGCACCATTGTCAACTCAG GTTCAGGATCACATTCTCTGTGGGCACTTGCAACATATATCAACGGAGAGACGCCTTTCCCTGAGTTTACGGTTGTGGTGATGTTGGAAGATGTTCAAGTGACTTACTATGACTCCAACATGAAACACTTCATCTACAAGGGACATAACACCTCAGACAAAATACATGATGATGAAGCTAAGAACGGAGATTTTGTATTTGGAGTTATGTATCACCACATGAAGGAGAGATACTTTCACCTAAAGCACCACTTTAATCTCACGGAAGGTGTTCAAGTTCAGCAAAAATTAACTGGCTGTGAGATGTTGGACAATGGAGAACCAGCCTTGGTCATGTTTAAGGATGCGTTCAATGCCATTTATACAGATCGAACATTATATTACAACATGACACATTTTACGTACGATGCTGGGAAACTACTactaggatgggatgggatgaggCAAGCATATGAAAGAACACTTTATGAGAATGTTTACCTTCCTATTTGTATAAAATCACTGAAAAAAAtcctgaagagagagaagaacattGTGATGCGTAAAGTTCCTCCCAGACTCAGGTTGATAAAGAAAGAGGTTTCTGGAGGGTTTCAGGTGAGCTGCCTGGCGTTTGGTTTCTACCCTCGCCACATCAACCTGACCCTGCTGAGAGACGGCCAGCCAGTGGTAGAACAGGATCTGACAGGAGGGGAGGTTCTGCCTAGTGGAGACGGGACCTACCAGCTGAGGAAGAGTCTGGAGGTCAGTACTGAGGAGCTAAAGAAGAGACACAACTACACCTGTACTGCCTCTCACCTCAGTCTGGACAACAAGCTGGATGTCAGTTGGGAGTCTGGGGCAGAGAGAGTTCACCTATCCACCCTCTCAGCTCTACTGGTGATGCTGCTGGTTGTTATTCTATTGGGCATTTTCATTTGTGTCAAAAGGAGGTGGAGTAACACTGCCTCACAGTCTAAACTTGCCAACGTTGATGCAACAGTGTCAGAGGAAATGAACCTTTCTTCAGATTCTGAGACCTGA
- the LOC110506890 gene encoding major histocompatibility complex class I-related gene protein isoform X2, whose amino-acid sequence MICYVIKYKMFITHFNITALPGSGSHSLWALATYINGETPFPEFTVVVMLEDVQVTYYDSNMKHFIYKGHNTSDKIHDDEAKNGDFVFGVMYHHMKERYFHLKHHFNLTEGVQVQQKLTGCEMLDNGEPALVMFKDAFNAIYTDRTLYYNMTHFTYDAGKLLLGWDGMRQAYERTLYENVYLPICIKSLKKILKREKNIVMRKVPPRLRLIKKEVSGGFQVSCLAFGFYPRHINLTLLRDGQPVVEQDLTGGEVLPSGDGTYQLRKSLEVSTEELKKRHNYTCTASHLSLDNKLDVSWESGAERVHLSTLSALLVMLLVVILLGIFICVKRRWSNTASQSKLANVDATVSEEMNLSSDSET is encoded by the coding sequence ATGATTTGTTATgttataaaatataaaatgttcaTAACTCATTTTAATATAACTGCTCTCCCAGGTTCAGGATCACATTCTCTGTGGGCACTTGCAACATATATCAACGGAGAGACGCCTTTCCCTGAGTTTACGGTTGTGGTGATGTTGGAAGATGTTCAAGTGACTTACTATGACTCCAACATGAAACACTTCATCTACAAGGGACATAACACCTCAGACAAAATACATGATGATGAAGCTAAGAACGGAGATTTTGTATTTGGAGTTATGTATCACCACATGAAGGAGAGATACTTTCACCTAAAGCACCACTTTAATCTCACGGAAGGTGTTCAAGTTCAGCAAAAATTAACTGGCTGTGAGATGTTGGACAATGGAGAACCAGCCTTGGTCATGTTTAAGGATGCGTTCAATGCCATTTATACAGATCGAACATTATATTACAACATGACACATTTTACGTACGATGCTGGGAAACTACTactaggatgggatgggatgaggCAAGCATATGAAAGAACACTTTATGAGAATGTTTACCTTCCTATTTGTATAAAATCACTGAAAAAAAtcctgaagagagagaagaacattGTGATGCGTAAAGTTCCTCCCAGACTCAGGTTGATAAAGAAAGAGGTTTCTGGAGGGTTTCAGGTGAGCTGCCTGGCGTTTGGTTTCTACCCTCGCCACATCAACCTGACCCTGCTGAGAGACGGCCAGCCAGTGGTAGAACAGGATCTGACAGGAGGGGAGGTTCTGCCTAGTGGAGACGGGACCTACCAGCTGAGGAAGAGTCTGGAGGTCAGTACTGAGGAGCTAAAGAAGAGACACAACTACACCTGTACTGCCTCTCACCTCAGTCTGGACAACAAGCTGGATGTCAGTTGGGAGTCTGGGGCAGAGAGAGTTCACCTATCCACCCTCTCAGCTCTACTGGTGATGCTGCTGGTTGTTATTCTATTGGGCATTTTCATTTGTGTCAAAAGGAGGTGGAGTAACACTGCCTCACAGTCTAAACTTGCCAACGTTGATGCAACAGTGTCAGAGGAAATGAACCTTTCTTCAGATTCTGAGACCTGA